One genomic region from Phragmites australis chromosome 1, lpPhrAust1.1, whole genome shotgun sequence encodes:
- the LOC133911059 gene encoding pectinesterase-like, producing MVAFHTTTALSAILVLSLFIIVARSDPAPTTPVPPSTACNETTDPTFCRTVLPANGTNNLYTYGRFSVAKSLANANRFLGLVNRYLAHGGLSAGAVAALQDCQLLSGLNIDFLSTAGATLNTSSNSTLLDPQAEDVQTLLSAILTNQQTCADGLQAAAAAWSVRNGLAVPMSNSTKLYSVSLSLFTRAWVPPAKSGGKKPRNTTKPPHHGHGRGLFDATDDEMVRRIALEGAAATVPMVGEVTVDQSGAGNYTTIGAAVAAAPSNLDGSKGYFVIHVVAGVYLENVVVPKNKKYVMMIGDGIGHSVITGNRSVDDGWTTFNSATFAVLGQGFVAVNMTFRNTAGPAKHQAVALRCGADLSTFYRCSFEAYQDTLYTHSLRQFYRACDIYGTVDYIFGNAAVVFQDCTLYSRLPMAGQSNTVTAQGRTDPNQNTGTTIQGCTIAAAPDLAANTAFPVATYLGRPWKLYSRTVIMQSEVDALVDLTGWMPWDGDFALSTLFYAEYNNTGPGSDTSRRVTWPGLHVFNSSVAAGNFTVENMVLGEFWLPQTGVPFTSGLN from the exons ATGGTGGCCTTCCACACTACCACCGCGCTCTCCGCCATCCTGGTGCTGTCCTTGTTCATCATCGTGGCCCGCTCCGACCCGGCGCCCACCACTCCGGTGCCGCCATCAACGGCATGCAACGAGACGACAGACCCCACGTTCTGCCGGACCGTGCTCCCGGCAAACGGCACCAACAACCTCTACACCTACGGCCGCTTCTCCGTTGCCAAGTCCCTCGCCAACGCCAACAGGTTCCTCGGCCTCGTCAACCGCTACCTCGCCCACGGCGGCCTCTCCGCCGGGGCCGTCGCCGCGCTGCAGGATTGCCAGCTCCTCTCGGGGCTCAACATCGACTTCCTGTCCACCGCCGGCGCCACGCTCAACACGTCCAGCAACAGCACGCTCCTCGACCCGCAGGCGGAGGACGTGCAGACGTTGCTGTCGGCGATCCTGACCAACCAGCAGACGTGCGCCGACGGCCTGcaggccgcggccgccgcgtggTCCGTTCGGAACGGGCTCGCCGTGCCCATGTCCAACAGCACCAAGCTGTACAGCGTCTCTCTGTCGCTCTTCACTAGGGCGTGGGTGCCTCCGGCCAAGTCCGGCGGCAAGAAGCCGAGGAACACGACGAAGCCTCCTCATCACGGCCACGGGAGGGGGCTGTTCGACGCCACCGACGACGAGATGGTCCGCAGGATAGCGCTCGAGGGGGCTGCTGCGACGGTGCCTATGGTTGGCGAGGTGACGGTGGACCAGAGCGGCGCCGGGAACTACACGACCATCggtgcggcggtggcggcggccccaAGCAACCTGGACGGGAGCAAAGGCTACTTCGTGATACACGTTGTCGCGGGCGTGTACTTGGAGAATGTGGTGGtgccgaagaacaagaagtACGTCATGATGATTGGCGATGGCATCGGCCACTCGGTGATCACCGGCAACCGGAGCGTCGACGACGGCTGGACGACTTTCAACTCCGCAACGTTCG CTGTTCTTGGGCAAGGTTTTGTGGCGGTGAACATGACGTTCCGGAACACGGCCGGCCCGGCGAAGCACCAGGCTGTGGCGCTCCGTTGCGGTGCGGACCTGTCGACGTTCTACCGGTGCAGCTTCGAGGCGTACCAGGACACGCTCTACACCCACTCCCTCCGCCAGTTCTACCGCGCCTGCGACATCTACGGCACCGTCGACTACATCTTCGGCAACGCCGCCGTCGTGTTCCAGGACTGCACCCTCTACTCCCGGCTGCCCATGGCCGGCCAGAGCAACACCGTCACGGCGCAGGGCCGCACCGACCCGAACCAGAACACGGGCACCACCATACAGGGCTGCACCATCGCGGCCGCACCCGACCTCGCCGCGAACACGGCGTTCCCCGTCGCCACCTACCTCGGCAGGCCCTGGAAGCTCTACTCCCGCACGGTGATCATGCAGTCGGAGGTGGACGCGCTCGTCGACCTCACCGGGTGGATGCCGTGGGACGGAGACTTCGCACTAAGCACGCTGTTCTACGCTGAGTACAACAACACTGGCCCCGGGTCGGACACCAGCAGGAGGGTGACCTGGCCAGGGCTCCACGTGTTCAACAGCTCCGTCGCCGCCGGCAACTTCACCGTCGAGAACATGGTGCTCGGGGAATTTTGGCTGCCCCAAACTGGTGTTCCTTTCACGAGTGGACTAAACTGA